Proteins from a single region of Carassius carassius chromosome 37, fCarCar2.1, whole genome shotgun sequence:
- the ednrab gene encoding endothelin receptor type Ab, which translates to MWPPKILLMAVVSCVLIRGGNCQSNSSDGFQLSADPSSGHRSLNRVTSDPRAVGTVGVRPLSLPPACLRRTYIEGLFKYVNTVLSCLIFVVGMVGNATLLRIIYLNKTMRNGPNALIASLALGDLIYIAIDIPINVYKLLAMRWPFDDSVFGLFLCKLMPFLQKASVGITVLNLCALSVDRYRAVASWSRVQGVGIPVSTAVEILCIWLLALVLAVPEAIGFKMVSFDYNNVTIRTCMLKPETPFMTFYRDVKVWWLFGFYFCVPLVCTAVFYTLMTCEMLSNRKGSLKFSLNEHLKQRREVAKAVFSLVLIFALCWFPLHLSRILKKMVYFQNDVGRCDLLNFLLVFDYLSINLATINSCINPIILYFVSKKFKNCFRSCLCCWCYPAGSILSSVVPLNGTSFQYKSPDQNGLSDRTALRKDSYN; encoded by the exons ATGTGGCCCCCTAAAATCCTGCTAATGGCTGTTGTATCCTGTGTGCTGATTCGTGGAGgaaactgtcaatcaaactcatcCGATGGCTTCCAGCTCTCCGCTGACCCCAGCTCAGGTCACCGGTCTCTGAACcgcgtgacctctgaccccagagCTGTTGGGACGGTCGGTGTCCGGCCGCTGTCGCTGCCCCCGGCGTGTCTGAGGAGGACCTACATCGAGGGCTTGTTTAAATACGTCAACACCGTCCTGTCCTGCCTCATCTTCGTGGTGGGGATGGTGGGGAACGCCACGCTTCTGAGGATCATCTACCTCAACAAGACCATGAGGAACGGCCCAAACGCTCTGATCGCCAGCCTGGCGCTCGGAGACCTCATCTACATCGCCATCGACATCCCCATCAACGTCTATAAG ctactGGCGATGCGGTGGCCCTTCGATGACAGTGTGTTCGGTCTGTTCCTGTGCAAACTCATGCCATTTCTACAGAAAGCGTCAGTCGGAATAACGGTTCTCAATCTGTGTGCGCTCAGTGTggacag gtatcGTGCGGTGGCGTCCTGGAGTCGTGTTCAGGGTGTGGGGATCCCTGTGTCCACGGCTGTGGAGATCCTGTGTATCTGGCTGCTGGCTCTAGTTCTGGCCGTTCCTGAGGCCATCGGCTTTAAAATGGTCAGCTTCGACTACAACAACGTCACCATCCGCACCTGCATGCTGAAACCAGAGACGCCCTTCATGACC ttctaCAGGGACGTGAAGGTCTGGTGGTTGTTTGGCTTTTATTTCTGCGTGCCGCTGGTGTGTACAGCCGTCTTCTACACACTCATGACCTGTGAGATGCTGAGCAACAGGAAGGGCAGCCTGAAGTTTTCTCTGAACGAACACCTCAAGCAG aggcgTGAGGTGGCGAAGGCCGTGTTTTCTCTGGTGCTGATCTTCGCTCTCTGCTGGTTTCCGCTGCATCTCAGTCGCATCCTGAAGAAGATGGTGTATTTTCAGAACGACGTCGGCCGCTGCGACCTGCtaaa TTTCTTGCTGGTGTTTGACTACCTGAGTATAAACCTGGCCACCATCAACTCCTGCATCAATCCCATAATCCTCTACTTCGTCAGCAAGAAGTTCAAGAACTGCTTCAGG tcGTGTTTGTGTTGCTGGTGTTATCCGGCCGGCTCGATCTTGAGCAGCGTTGTGCCTCTGAACGGGACCAGCTTCCAGTACAAGAGCCCTGATCAGAACGGCTTATCGGACCGGACGGCGCTGCGCAAGGACAGCTACAACTGA